The genomic window CTTGAAATTTAAGATggcaaaagaaaaaaacattttttattcaatttatgtGCATGTTGGAACACAATACAAAACGATGAACAGGATTTCAACCAATATTTTCTATGTGAAAAGGTAGTTTAGTATGCCATGAACACGTGGTAGTATCATACATGCAGTATAGAACACGCGTGTTGTGTTGCAGGGCGGAGGCGCGGCGGCGCGAGTGCGCGTACTGCGGGCGCTGGGTGGCGGCGGCGCAGTACGAGCGGCACGCGGTGGCGGCGCACGCGGCGCTGCTGTTCCACTGCGCCGAGTGCGGGCGCTGCGTGCCGCGCAAGCACTTCATGCCGCACATGGCGCTGCACGCCGTGCGCTACGACCACAAGCACGACCAGCCCGGCCTCGCGCAGACCATACCCGCCGCCCTGCACGACATGCGCCTCTCCGACATCACCATCACGCACGAGAATGACTTCTCAGATCACAGCGACACGGAGTATGGCTTCGGACCGCTCCCCGAATCAGTGTTTGATGCTATAGAGGACTCGCAAGACAGTCAGCCCTTTGAAGACGATGATGAACACAAAAAACCTTTGCAAAACAATATTGAAATTAGCAATATACGCGACACAACTTCCAGCATTGGAACCAGTGTCCTCAACGGGTGTATTATGAGTACTGGCGTGTTATCCGACATGAGTACCGTGAATTCTACCTCACAGACAGATGACAACAGTGATACAGACGTCGATATAAGCTGCGCCACAGTAAAGACTGAAGACAGCAAGAAGAGCCACAACAAGAAGTCTCGCAAGTGCCCCATCTGCGGCAAGGTGTACACGGCGTCCTCCAGCTACTTCTACCACATGAAGTACTTCCACAAGGGCAGCCGCGAGCACGGCTGCCAGGTGTGCGGCAAGCGCTTCGGCACCAGGTCCTGTCTCACGCAGCACATGGCCGTGCACTCGGAGCAGTACGAGTACGAGTGTCAGCAATGTCAGAAGCGGTTTAAATCTAAAGCGAGCCTGTACATCCACGGGCAGACGCACGGCGGCAAGAAGGCGTGGTCGTGCGCGCAGTGCGGCGCGGCGTTCCGCTGGCGGGCCTCGCTTGCCCGGCACGCGGCGCGGCacggcgcggcgcggcacgcGTGCGGCGCGTGCGGCCGCGCCTTCGCCGTGCGCGCCGACCTGCTGCGCCACGCGCGCACGCACGCCGCCGCGCAGCTGCGCTGCACCAAGTGCGCGCAGACCTTCGCGCAGCCGCGATACTTGAAGGTGCACATGGCGAAGCAGCACTCCGTCAATCTTGTCAATGAATCCCACTAAAGACTGACTAGTATTTTCAACCGAATTCCCAAAAAGGAaattctcaattcggatgtttattgttttttttgtaattacctACATTAAGTTTAGAAAGTTGTAAAATATAAGGACTTGAAATTATGTATCAATcctttttttttgcattatgtATATCTTGGTAACTTGCAGCAATCCAAAGGGATAGATTTCTATGGTATAGCTGGATTATATGTACatgcataatatttttcattgatatttatatacatttttagaatttacaaaaaatgtctGTTTGATTTAAATCATGCTTAAACAATTCAACTGTACACCTATAAACAGTACAGTACGATAACATTTACTAAAATCGTAGCTATAAGAATTATGTACTACTGTCAACCCTCTAGAGTTCACTATTGGGCCCAAATTGTGAATGATATTACAAAatgtaattagaaaaaaatatgtatttgtaccctaaaaactcagaaaattctttcattgttagaaAGCTATCCTAGAAGACTATCCTCAAGTAAcaaaaactacattttattcGGTATGGCAAGAAGTTACTATAGGATCAAGGATGCTGGGGAAACActagtaaatataaataaaataaaagaatttctCTTATAGTAACGCTTATAATAGCAATTACTTACATTattgaaacaaatattaaataactacttataaaaacataataaataaacgtGTATTTGTTAACAGATATTATACAAATGAGAAATGTTCTGTAATGAATAATTTTTCAGAGAACATGATTAATACTTAAACAATCATTAATTTCAGTAtctaaagctgaaaagtttgtttgaacgtgttAATCTCAGGGACTACTGGATCAATTTGGATAGCCGATTTATCATATacatttagaatatttttaagccctctgaacaaaacattgaaaatagaGATATATTGTGATTTAAagtagttaataaaaaaatcattagtacttctaaaataataattattttgtacattaCAACCGGAAACTATGTTACTATCACATTAATATGATATTTCTATATTAAACGCATCCTAGCATAAACATCATGTAATATTCGTCCATATAGTCACCGCTATGGGCCGAAAGTCGGCAATATTAAAATGGGactgggccggacacgtcagccgaatgcatccagaaagatgggccactatcgtcgctcagtggacacctcaggatggacaccgcaggcggggtaggccccggaagagatagCGTGACGACCTGGACGCCTATTGTCGAGACTGGTGggctcggtcgaaagatcgaaaagtgtggaagcaagaaggggggcctttgcccagcagtgggacattatgggctaaaataaataaaatagaatagtcA from Helicoverpa zea isolate HzStark_Cry1AcR chromosome 20, ilHelZeax1.1, whole genome shotgun sequence includes these protein-coding regions:
- the LOC124640069 gene encoding zinc finger protein 665-like isoform X1; the protein is MNKQPEQVFIVNAAPTQPSSSPPKLMGVEVSDTSQVNLENVEDFSHVCRICATITEFVIPIFSGEGLQNNLADKIHKHLPIKVCSTDALPVVVCYQCASTLLAWHELVQCCVQADAALRARLDAIQQKSTVQIINDTPSTEDDALSKAEARRRECAYCGRWVAAAQYERHAVAAHAALLFHCAECGRCVPRKHFMPHMALHAVRYDHKHDQPGLAQTIPAALHDMRLSDITITHENDFSDHSDTEYGFGPLPESVFDAIEDSQDSQPFEDDDEHKKPLQNNIEISNIRDTTSSIGTSVLNGCIMSTGVLSDMSTVNSTSQTDDNSDTDVDISCATVKTEDSKKSHNKKSRKCPICGKVYTASSSYFYHMKYFHKGSREHGCQVCGKRFGTRSCLTQHMAVHSEQYEYECQQCQKRFKSKASLYIHGQTHGGKKAWSCAQCGAAFRWRASLARHAARHGAARHACGACGRAFAVRADLLRHARTHAAAQLRCTKCAQTFAQPRYLKVHMAKQHSVNLVNESH